A genomic window from Candidatus Woesearchaeota archaeon includes:
- a CDS encoding type II glyceraldehyde-3-phosphate dehydrogenase, with the protein MSVKIAINGYGTIGKRIADAVASQDDMKIIGVVKTTPSFELDDAQRLGFPIFANNKENYRLFQEKGIPVQGTVEELLDSCDIVVDCTPGKMGKENKEKLYLPKNKKAIFQGGEKANVVDCSFNASNNYQQALGKQFVRVVSCNTTGLSRNLGALKKAFGIASARVTLIRRGADPFDDDTGPMNAIVPDPVTIPSHHGPDVKTIIPDLDIVTTALIVPTTLMHVHTLNVRLNTPTTAEKVIEILSQTPRIILVDADKRITSTAKIMEMARDLGRKRSDLFELVVWKNSVSVLNGNELFFMQAVHQESIVVPDNIDCIRAMMGLTDDALTSMKKTDEAMGVKKWW; encoded by the coding sequence ATGAGCGTGAAGATAGCAATCAACGGGTATGGCACCATTGGAAAAAGAATTGCTGATGCTGTTGCTTCACAAGATGACATGAAAATTATTGGCGTGGTGAAAACAACGCCGTCATTCGAGTTGGATGATGCACAACGATTAGGGTTTCCGATATTTGCGAACAATAAGGAAAATTATCGTTTGTTCCAGGAAAAAGGAATTCCCGTCCAAGGCACAGTTGAGGAATTGCTGGATTCATGCGATATCGTGGTTGACTGCACGCCGGGAAAAATGGGCAAAGAAAACAAGGAAAAACTGTATCTGCCAAAAAATAAAAAAGCAATTTTTCAGGGCGGGGAAAAAGCGAATGTGGTTGACTGTTCGTTTAACGCATCAAACAATTATCAGCAGGCGCTCGGAAAACAATTCGTACGAGTTGTGTCCTGCAATACCACCGGGCTTTCGCGAAACTTGGGGGCTTTGAAAAAAGCATTCGGCATTGCATCAGCGCGCGTGACGCTCATTCGCCGCGGCGCTGACCCATTTGACGACGATACCGGCCCGATGAATGCCATTGTGCCGGATCCGGTGACGATTCCGTCCCACCACGGCCCTGATGTCAAAACAATTATTCCTGACCTTGATATTGTGACCACGGCGCTGATTGTACCGACGACGCTGATGCATGTGCATACGCTGAATGTGCGATTGAATACACCGACGACTGCGGAGAAAGTGATTGAGATTCTTTCACAAACACCGCGCATCATTCTTGTTGACGCCGATAAACGGATTACCTCCACCGCAAAGATTATGGAAATGGCGCGCGACCTTGGAAGAAAACGAAGCGACTTATTTGAATTGGTGGTATGGAAAAACAGCGTCAGCGTTCTTAATGGCAATGAATTATTTTTCATGCAGGCCGTGCATCAGGAAAGCATTGTGGTGCCTGATAATATTGACTGCATACGGGCGATGATGGGGCTGACGGATGATGCGCTCACGAGCATGAAGAAGACGGATGAGGCGATGGGAGTTAAGAAGTGGTGGTGA
- a CDS encoding heparan-alpha-glucosaminide N-acetyltransferase: MSSRYPELDVLRGAAVVSMIIYHFFFDLDFLGISQHSMYAGGWLVFQRMIASSFLLLVGISLTISFSHVREKPFLFIFKKFLKRAGYVMVVALLVTLGTWLAVPEAYVRFGILHLIAVSTLLSLPFLFISPFFAGFVGVGFLFASSLIKSISVSHPFFLWLGITYPGFSTVDYFPVVPWFGIVLLGIFLGKWLYPKGERKYHWLSVPTANHRLPAAFVWIGRKALWIYLVHQPILVGILMLVIKAKTL; encoded by the coding sequence ATGTCCTCTCGTTATCCCGAACTCGATGTCTTGCGCGGCGCTGCTGTCGTAAGCATGATCATCTATCACTTCTTTTTCGACCTTGATTTTTTGGGCATCAGCCAACATTCGATGTATGCGGGCGGCTGGCTCGTTTTTCAGCGCATGATTGCGTCATCTTTTTTACTGCTCGTCGGCATTTCGCTGACGATTAGTTTCAGCCACGTTCGTGAGAAACCCTTTTTGTTTATCTTCAAAAAATTTCTGAAGCGCGCCGGATATGTGATGGTCGTTGCATTGCTCGTGACGCTCGGCACATGGCTTGCGGTGCCAGAAGCATACGTTCGTTTCGGCATCTTGCATTTGATTGCTGTTTCCACCTTGTTATCCTTGCCATTTTTGTTTATTTCCCCTTTCTTTGCCGGCTTTGTTGGTGTTGGTTTTTTATTTGCAAGCTCGCTCATAAAATCAATATCTGTTTCCCACCCTTTTTTCCTCTGGCTCGGCATCACGTACCCCGGCTTTTCCACGGTTGATTATTTTCCCGTTGTGCCATGGTTTGGCATTGTGTTGCTTGGAATTTTTCTGGGAAAATGGCTGTATCCAAAAGGAGAAAGAAAATATCACTGGCTCTCTGTCCCGACTGCCAACCACCGACTACCGGCTGCCTTCGTCTGGATTGGCAGAAAAGCGCTGTGGATTTACCTCGTACACCAGCCGATTCTCGTCGGCATTCTTATGCTCGTCATAAAAGCAAAAACCTTATAA
- a CDS encoding tRNA uridine(34) 5-carboxymethylaminomethyl modification radical SAM/GNAT enzyme Elp3, producing the protein MEPALVVEQKTRAFGQLFSELIEAIKQQKPDMKALERLKKDAAKKYGMTKSPSMIEILLHAQQSDLAELKKYLQKKPMRSLSGVAPIAVMTKPYYCPHGKCTMCPGGPKSVFGDVPQSYTGREPSTMRAIRAEYDAYEIVFNRLEQYLVTGHEPEKAEVIIQGGTFPAMDVPYQHEVVTNIFRAMNDFSDLFFPKGVFDFEGFKDFFELPNPVGDPDRNRHIKEKISALKKTATTLEHEQEKNETAHIRCVGLTIETKPDWGFASHGNEMLALGCTRIELGVQSVYDDVLKRVNRGHTLADTKQSIRELKDLGFKLNFHYMLGLPRGDGTTTTAEDELKGLKELFENPEYRPDMLKIYPCLVLPGTALYLQWKAGKYAPVSTGEAAEIISEFKRSVPKYCRIMRVQRDIPSTRVEAGVDKTNLRQYVEVLCKKKDIHCRCIRCREAGRAGVIVSEADVGFEIIEYDATGGKEFFISSIATAHDLLIGFVRLRFPGHFLRPEITPASALIREIHVFGKVTSMGSKGDVQHVGIGKQLMHRAEEIAKQHGKDKIVVISAIGTREYFKKLGYTKEGPYVVKTI; encoded by the coding sequence ATGGAACCTGCTTTGGTTGTCGAACAAAAAACGCGTGCATTTGGCCAGCTATTTAGCGAACTTATTGAAGCCATTAAACAGCAGAAGCCAGATATGAAAGCGCTTGAACGGCTTAAAAAAGACGCTGCTAAAAAATATGGAATGACCAAATCCCCCTCCATGATTGAGATTCTTCTGCACGCACAGCAAAGCGACCTTGCTGAATTAAAAAAATACCTCCAAAAAAAACCAATGCGAAGCTTGAGCGGCGTTGCGCCTATTGCAGTGATGACCAAGCCCTATTACTGCCCGCATGGAAAATGCACAATGTGCCCGGGCGGGCCCAAGAGCGTATTTGGCGATGTGCCGCAATCCTATACTGGACGAGAGCCATCCACCATGCGCGCAATTCGCGCGGAATACGACGCGTATGAAATTGTGTTTAACCGGCTTGAGCAATATCTGGTTACCGGCCACGAGCCTGAAAAGGCGGAAGTGATAATTCAAGGCGGCACGTTTCCAGCAATGGATGTGCCCTATCAGCATGAAGTGGTCACAAACATTTTTCGCGCAATGAATGATTTTTCTGACTTGTTTTTTCCCAAGGGAGTGTTTGATTTTGAGGGGTTCAAAGATTTTTTTGAATTGCCAAACCCGGTTGGCGATCCAGACCGAAATAGGCATATCAAGGAAAAAATCAGCGCGCTGAAAAAAACAGCAACAACTCTTGAACACGAGCAGGAAAAAAATGAGACTGCCCACATCCGCTGTGTCGGCCTGACGATTGAAACCAAGCCAGACTGGGGTTTTGCTTCTCACGGCAATGAGATGCTTGCATTGGGCTGCACCCGCATTGAACTGGGTGTGCAGTCGGTGTATGACGACGTATTAAAACGAGTGAATCGCGGCCACACGCTTGCCGATACCAAACAATCAATTCGCGAATTAAAAGATCTCGGGTTTAAGCTGAACTTTCATTACATGCTTGGCCTGCCGCGGGGCGATGGAACAACAACGACTGCAGAGGATGAATTGAAGGGACTTAAAGAACTGTTTGAGAATCCTGAATATCGCCCGGACATGCTGAAAATATATCCGTGCCTCGTGTTGCCCGGCACGGCGCTGTACCTCCAATGGAAAGCAGGAAAATACGCGCCGGTGTCAACGGGAGAAGCTGCTGAAATCATCAGCGAGTTCAAGCGCAGCGTGCCGAAGTATTGCAGAATTATGCGCGTGCAGCGCGATATTCCCAGCACACGTGTTGAAGCGGGCGTTGATAAAACAAATTTGAGACAGTATGTTGAAGTATTGTGCAAGAAAAAAGATATTCACTGCCGCTGTATCCGCTGCAGAGAAGCTGGCCGCGCCGGTGTTATTGTTTCTGAAGCAGATGTTGGTTTTGAAATCATCGAATACGACGCAACGGGCGGAAAAGAATTTTTCATCAGCAGCATTGCTACCGCCCACGACCTGCTCATCGGCTTTGTCCGGCTCCGGTTTCCCGGACATTTTTTGCGGCCTGAAATTACTCCTGCATCCGCGCTGATTCGTGAGATTCACGTGTTTGGAAAAGTGACATCGATGGGCTCTAAAGGGGATGTCCAGCACGTCGGCATTGGCAAACAGCTCATGCACCGCGCAGAAGAAATCGCGAAACAACATGGCAAGGATAAAATTGTCGTCATCAGTGCCATTGGGACGAGAGAATATTTCAAAAAACTCGGCTACACCAAAGAAGGGCCGTATGTGGTGAAGACGATTTAA
- a CDS encoding nucleotidyltransferase domain-containing protein: MERKFTINEQGVLGTISAYPTRSFSAREIARLLGISHPTVLKVVRHLAQEELVIKQLKKNLSGSKPSVAWKANQQSKKYSAYKRIQNLYELHRSGVIEEIASQTAPNAIILFGSYGRGEDTEESDIDLFVVSREKQLDLRRYEKKLKRKINITFEKNPAALSKEFLNNVVNGIVMYGYFEVPS, translated from the coding sequence ATGGAAAGAAAATTTACCATAAATGAGCAGGGAGTCTTGGGCACCATCAGCGCGTACCCAACACGATCATTCTCCGCACGAGAGATAGCGCGCTTGCTGGGAATCAGCCACCCGACCGTCCTGAAAGTAGTACGGCACCTTGCACAGGAAGAGTTAGTAATAAAACAACTTAAAAAAAACCTGTCAGGAAGTAAGCCATCAGTGGCGTGGAAAGCAAACCAACAAAGTAAAAAATATAGCGCGTATAAACGGATACAAAATCTTTATGAGCTGCACCGCTCAGGTGTAATTGAAGAGATTGCTTCTCAAACAGCACCGAATGCCATTATTCTTTTCGGCTCGTATGGAAGAGGCGAAGATACTGAAGAGAGTGATATAGACCTTTTTGTTGTAAGCAGAGAAAAACAGCTTGATCTTAGAAGATACGAAAAAAAACTTAAAAGAAAAATAAATATCACCTTTGAAAAAAATCCGGCTGCACTTTCAAAAGAATTTTTAAATAATGTAGTGAATGGTATCGTCATGTATGGTTATTTTGAGGTACCATCATGA
- a CDS encoding phosphoglycerate kinase, translated as MPFLNVNEVDVENKRVFVRVGMDISVDSEGNIIDDQRIVSCIPTIQHLIDRNAKIILLMHIGRPKGVEKHLTTDNVAKRLSRMLFRPIEKLDACTGEEVQKKVEQMKPGDIIFLENVRFHEGETKNEDGFVQELAALGDVYVNECFSVSHREHASMVGVPKYMLSCGGLCLRREIDMLKKIMKEPEKPFVALLGGVKGDKINALKNLITKADKILIGGGLAFLFLKLRGFSIGRSKVDAEWLSEAVRDEILELALNEKIVLPVDVIAAKEPTGHAEETIMDTRKIHSDFMGLDIGPRTIELYKQILAGAKTVIWAGPMGLFEIEKYEKGTREMARYLGELSEQGVTTVIGGGESAFAVEKFKVIDKMTHVSTGGGAFLAFVANESLPAIDVLTQSKTKAINNQPPALEVKQ; from the coding sequence ATGCCATTTTTAAACGTCAACGAAGTGGACGTGGAAAACAAGCGTGTATTCGTCCGCGTCGGAATGGATATTTCGGTAGACAGCGAAGGAAACATCATTGATGACCAACGGATTGTTTCCTGCATCCCGACGATTCAGCATCTGATTGACCGCAATGCAAAAATAATTCTCCTCATGCACATTGGCCGGCCAAAAGGTGTTGAAAAGCACCTCACGACCGACAATGTGGCAAAGCGATTATCACGCATGCTGTTCCGGCCCATTGAAAAACTCGACGCGTGCACTGGTGAAGAGGTGCAAAAAAAAGTGGAGCAAATGAAACCAGGTGACATCATATTTCTTGAAAACGTGCGTTTTCATGAAGGCGAAACAAAAAATGAAGACGGATTTGTGCAGGAACTCGCTGCATTGGGCGATGTGTATGTAAACGAGTGTTTTTCCGTGTCGCACCGCGAGCACGCATCCATGGTGGGCGTGCCGAAATATATGTTGAGCTGCGGCGGATTGTGCCTGCGCCGCGAAATAGACATGCTGAAAAAAATAATGAAAGAGCCGGAAAAACCGTTTGTCGCACTACTGGGCGGCGTCAAAGGGGACAAAATCAACGCGCTGAAAAACCTTATCACCAAGGCAGACAAAATTTTGATTGGTGGTGGGCTGGCGTTTTTGTTTCTCAAACTGCGCGGCTTTTCTATCGGCAGGTCAAAAGTTGATGCTGAATGGCTGAGCGAAGCAGTGCGGGATGAAATTCTTGAACTTGCGCTCAATGAAAAAATTGTGCTGCCGGTTGACGTCATCGCGGCAAAAGAGCCAACCGGCCATGCAGAAGAAACAATTATGGACACGCGGAAAATCCATTCAGATTTTATGGGGCTTGACATCGGGCCGCGCACCATTGAACTGTATAAGCAGATTCTTGCTGGAGCAAAAACGGTCATCTGGGCTGGGCCCATGGGATTGTTTGAAATTGAAAAATATGAAAAAGGAACGCGGGAAATGGCGCGATATTTAGGCGAGCTTAGTGAACAAGGAGTTACCACAGTCATCGGTGGCGGTGAATCGGCGTTTGCTGTCGAGAAATTTAAGGTTATTGACAAAATGACGCACGTCTCAACCGGCGGCGGCGCGTTTCTGGCGTTTGTGGCAAACGAATCACTGCCGGCAATCGATGTGTTGACGCAATCAAAAACAAAGGCAATCAACAACCAGCCGCCTGCCCTTGAGGTGAAACAATGA